The Treponema succinifaciens DSM 2489 region GTAAGTTACCAGCGGATTTTTTACAGGCCAAGTCAAATTTGAATCGCCTTTTTTCTCTGAATATTTTCGCGGATCACTTGAAGGCAAGCTAGGAAGAGACGCCGAAGTATCAACAATCGTAACAGGAATTTTCAGACGCTGTCCGGCCTTTAAAACTGTATCGGAATCAAGGTTGTTCAACCCCTTAAGCTCTTCAACAGAAATTCCGTTTACTTTTGCAATTCTATAAAAAGTGTCGCCCTTTTGAACTGTGTATGTGTCAAATTTTCTTTCTGCGCTAAGCGTATTTTTTACAGGCGAAGATGAAGGTAAAATTTTTTTCTCAACGTTCTTTTCTGGAATCGAAAGTTTCTGTCCAACTTTTAGAACATCGTTTACAGTAAGATTATTCACAGCACAAAGCTGCTCAACAGAAATTCCATACTTTCGACTGATTGAATAATAAGTTTCTCCTTTTTCAACTGCATGAGTTCCTGCAAAAGAAAAACAGACAGTCAAAAAAAGAATTGAAAGAAACAAAATATTTTTTCTATATTCAAATTTTTTACTCATAATCATACCGTTAGTTTATCGGCTGATTTATGAAAAAAAATTACCTTAAAGTTTTAAAACAATTCAGGGAAAATATCGTTCATGCCGTACAATGCGCCGCTCTTTAGCTTGCCTTCTTTCAGCATGGAAGAAAGATTTTCCAAAGCATGAACAGCTCCATTTGCAAAACCCTTGCGGCTTCTTGCTGTGTGCGCAATTTCAATTGTATCAGCCTCGCAATCAAAGAAAACTTTGTGTGTTCCCGGTACTGTACCGCATCTTGTGGAAGAAACGTGAAGCTGATTCGGCAAAGGCTTTTCCTTGAACTCATTTGTTACAATTGAATTTTTTCTTTTGAATTCAGAAAGCAGATGATTCGCAATTTCAAGCGCAGTTCCAGAAGGACTATCAGCTTTTTGATTATGATGCATTTCCCAAATTGCAGCGTCATACTCAGAAAATTTATTCGCAAGGCGAGCGGCATCTTCTACAATTTTATAAAGGATATTTACACCAATGGAAAAGTTCGCGCTTGTCATAATTGTTCCGCCGCACTTTGCAGCAAGAGAAGCAACCTCCTCCTTTTTGTCATTCCAG contains the following coding sequences:
- a CDS encoding M23 family metallopeptidase, with amino-acid sequence MSKKFEYRKNILFLSILFLTVCFSFAGTHAVEKGETYYSISRKYGISVEQLCAVNNLTVNDVLKVGQKLSIPEKNVEKKILPSSSPVKNTLSAERKFDTYTVQKGDTFYRIAKVNGISVEELKGLNNLDSDTVLKAGQRLKIPVTIVDTSASLPSLPSSDPRKYSEKKGDSNLTWPVKNPLVTYMNGKVSGVQLSAQKNESVTAIRAGTIMYVGNYRGYGQVVFVQAKTGHIYVYSGLGSIKVRKGDYVVFGDSLGTAGTDSIKGTTQVCLMVFQKSNPIDPAKAPRG
- the dapB gene encoding 4-hydroxy-tetrahydrodipicolinate reductase, whose amino-acid sequence is MKIALVGYGKMGHMLEQSALAFGHSVVSTIDVFVPDAKVKISAGDSKALADAVVSSGADGIIEFTHPSSVLENIKALLPLKIPMVVGTTGWNDKKEEVASLAAKCGGTIMTSANFSIGVNILYKIVEDAARLANKFSEYDAAIWEMHHNQKADSPSGTALEIANHLLSEFKRKNSIVTNEFKEKPLPNQLHVSSTRCGTVPGTHKVFFDCEADTIEIAHTARSRKGFANGAVHALENLSSMLKEGKLKSGALYGMNDIFPELF